The proteins below come from a single Athene noctua chromosome 6, bAthNoc1.hap1.1, whole genome shotgun sequence genomic window:
- the CHRM5 gene encoding muscarinic acetylcholine receptor M5 — protein sequence MEVNLFSNSTVVNSSSINHKQFEGHSLWEVITIATVTAIVSLITIVGNILVMISFKVNSQLKTVNNYYLLSLACADLIIGIFSMNLYTSYILIGHWSLGSLACDLWLALDYVASNASVMNLLVISFDRYFSITRPLTYRAKRTPKRAGIMIGLAWLISFVLWAPVILCWQYFVGERTVPPEECQIQFLYEPIITFGTAIAAFYIPVSVMTILYCRIYKETEKRTKDLAELQGSESVAEFEMIKPQKALLRSCFSCKQQNLVKRERCQASWSSSSRSTSATVKASQTASTCNDWAKADQLTTCSSYASSEEEDKLAADSVFQVTYESPSKGKAEEFNESMDVVVKDQREENDFEKQEYFLSPAKGHIQKSKKCVAYKFRLVVKADGTQEANNCCRKVKITPCSAALSKDPSIKSMDPNINNQITKRKRMVLIKERKAAQTLSAILLAFIITWTPYNIMVLISTFCSDCIPLTLWHLGYWLCYVNSTVNPICYALCNKTFRKTFKMLLFCQWKKKKVEEKLYWQGNTRLP from the coding sequence ATGGAAGTAAATTTATTCAGCAATTCTACTGTTGTAAACAGTTCATCCATCAACCATAAGCAGTTTGAAGGCCATAGCCTCTGGGAAGTCATTACTATTGCCACTGTAACTGCAATTGTAAGCTTAATAACTATAGTGGGAAATATTCTTGTAATGATATCCTTCAAGGTTAACAGTCAGCTTAAAACTGTCAACAATTATTACTTGCTCAGCCTTGCCTGTGCAGATCTCATCATTGGAATATTTTCTATGAACCTTTATACGTCCTATATTCTCATAGGACACTGGTCTCTTGGGAGCCTTGCCTGTGACCTGTGGCTAGCACTGGACTATGTAGCTAGCAACGCCTCAGTAATGAACCTCCTAGTCATCAGTTTTGACAGATATTTTTCCATCACAAGGCCTTTAACTTACAGAGCCAAACGCACACCCAAAAGAGCTGGCATCATGATTGGTCTGGCTTGGTTAATTTCCTTTGTGTTGTGGGCACCTGTAATCTTGTGCTGGCAGTATTTTGTGGGTGAACGAACAGTACCACCTGAAGAGTGCCAGATACAGTTTTTATATGAGCCCATTATCACCTTTGGTACTGCAATTGCTGCTTTTTACATTCCAGTGTCCGTGATGACCATTCTGTATTGCCGCATCTATAAGGAGACAGAGAAGCGTACCAAGGACCTTGCTGAACTGCAGGGTTCAGAGTCTGTGGCAGAGTTTGAGATGATAAAGCCTCAGAAAGCTCTCCTGAGGTCTTGCTTCAGTTGCAAGCAGCAAAACTTAGTCAAAAGAGAGAGGTGTCAGGCTTCCTGGTCTTCATCTAGTCGAAGTACTTCAGCTACAGTGAAAGCCTCTCAGACAGCAAGTACTTGCAATGACTGGGCTAAGGCTGACCAGTTAACAACCTGCAGCAGCTACGCATCTTCAGAAGAGGAGGATAAACTTGCTGCTGATTCAGTTTTCCAAGTAACTTACGAAAGTCCATCTAAAGGTAAGGCAGAAGAGTTTAATGAGAGTATGGATGTTGTTGTCAAAGACCAACGTGAAGAAAATGATTTTGAGAAACAGGAATACTTTTTATCACCTGCCAAAGGCCACAtacaaaagagtaaaaaatgtGTGGCCTATAAATTTCGGTTGGTCGTTAAAGCTGATGGCACCCAGGAAGCCAACAATTGTTGCCGTAAAGTAAAAATAACTCCTTGCTCTGCTGCTCTGTCAAAGGATCCTTCCATCAAAAGCATGGATCCAAATATAAATAACCAAATCACTAAAAGGAAACGGATGGTTCTGATAAAGGAACGCAAAGCAGCACAGACTTTAAGTGCCATTCTTTTGGCTTTTATCATCACATGGACTCCCTACAACATCATGGTTTTGATCTCCACATTCTGCTCTGATTGCATTCCCCTGACACTGTGGCACCTTGGATATTGGCTATGCTATGTGAACAGCACTGTTAACCCCATTTGTTATGCCCTCTGTAACAAAACTTTCAGGAAGACTTTtaagatgctgcttttctgccaatggaaaaagaaaaaagtggaagaGAAACTATACTGGCAGGGCAATACCAGACTGCCATAG